The Mesorhizobium opportunistum WSM2075 DNA window GCACGCATCGTTATTCCTCCTCGCGCGGCATTCCGGGGCTGCGCCGCGCCCAGGCCGCCTACTATCAACGCCGCTTCGGCGTGAAGCTCAACCCCGACACGCAAGTGGTGGCCACGCTCGGCTCGAAGGAAGGCTTCGCCAACATGGCGCAGGCGATCACCGCGCCCGGCGACGTGATCCTGTGTCCCAATCCGACCTATCCGATCCACGCCTTCGGCTTCATCATGTCGGGCGGCGTCATCCGCTCGCTGCAGGTCGAGCCCGATGACGGCTTCATCCCGGCGCTGGAACGCGGTGTCCGGCACTCGATCCCGAAGCCGCTGGCGCTGATCCTCAATTATCCGTCGAACCCAACGGCGCTGGTCGCTTCGCTCGATTTCTACAAGGACGTGGTAGCCTTCGCCAAGAAGAACGACATCATCATCCTGTCCGACCTTGCCTATTCGGAGATTTATTTCGACGGCAACCCGCCGCCTTCGGTGCTGCAGGTCCCCGGTGCCATCGATATCTGCGTCGAGTTCACCTCGATGTCGAAGACCTTCTCCATGCCCGGCTGGCGCATGGGCTTTGCCGTCGGCAACGAGCGGCTGATCTCGGCGCTGACGCGGGTGAAATCCTATCTCGACTACGGCGCCTTCACGCCGATCCAGGTGGCGGCGGCGCACGCGCTCAACGGCGACGGCGCCGATATCGCCGAAGTCCGCGACATCTACCACAAGCGCCGCGACGTGATGGTCGATGCCTTCGGGCGCGCCGGCTGGACCATTCCGGCCCCGGCCGCCTCGATGTTCGCCTGGGCGCCGATCCCGGAGCCGTTCCGCCATCTCGGCTCGCTCGAATTCTCCAAGCTGCTGATCGAGCACGCCGACGTGGCGGTGGCGCCCGGTGTCGGCTTTGGCGAACATGGCGACGATTTCGTGCGTGTCGCGCTGGTCGAGAACGAGCACCGGATCCGGCAGGCGGCGCGCAACATCAAGCGCTTCCTATCGACCAGCGCCAAGCAGCCCAACAATGTGGTGCCGCTTTCCGCCCACCGGTAAATACAATTCCGATCTGATTTGAGGGACGTCGCCTTCCATGGCTGAAGCATTGCGTGTTGGAATTGCCGGACTTGGCACGGTCGGCGCGTCCGTGGCGCGCGTGCTGCGCGACAAGGCGGCGGAACTGACCCGGCAATGCGGGCGCGACATCATTGTGTCGGCGGTTTCGGCGCGCGACCAGAAACGCGACCGCGGCGTCGATCTCGGTTCGGCAAAATGGTTCGACGATCCGGTCATGATGGCGCAGACGGCCGACATCGACGTGTTCGTCGAACTGATCGGCGGCGACGAAGGTCCGGCGCGGTCGTCGGTGAAGGCGGCGCTCGAAGCGGGTCGCCATGTCGTCACCGCCAACAAGGCGCTGCTCGCCAAGCATGGTGTGGCACTTGCCGAGATCGCCGAGAAGAAGGGCGTGCTGCTCAACTACGAGGCAGCGGTGGCCGGCGGCATTCCCGTCATCAAGACGATGCGCGAAGCGATGGCCGGCAATTCGGTCACCCGCGTGTTCGGCATCCTCAACGGCACCTGCAACTATATCCTGACCCGCATGGAGGCCGAGGGCATCTCGTTCGACGCCTGCCTGAAGGATGCGCAGCGGCTGGGCTATGCCGAGGCCGACCCGACCTTCGACATCGAGGGCCACGACACCGCACACAAGCTGTCGATCCTGACCAGCCTTGCCTTCGGCACGAAGATCGCTGCCAACGACATCTACATGGAAGGCATTTCCAACATCACCCAGGCCGACATCCGCGCGGCCGGCGATCTCGGCTACCGGATCAAGCTGCTCGGCGTCGCCCAGCGCACCGAAAGCGGCATCGAGCAGCGCGTGCATCCGACCATGGTGCCGACCGCTTCGGTCATCGCGCAGGTGCATGGCGTCACCAATGCGGTGGCGATCGAGACCGACATCCTCGGCGAGCTGCTGCTTTCAGGCCCCGGCGCCGGCGGCAACGCCACCGCCTCGGCCGTCATCGGCGACATCGCCGACATCGCCAAGAGCCGGCCGGGCTTCCAGCATGGGCCCGTCTTCGGCCGGCCGGCGAAGGAGTTGAGGCCCTACAAGAAGGCGCAGATGCGCAGCCATGCCGGCGGCTACTTCATCCGGCTGACCGTGCACGATCGCATCGGCGTGTTCGCCGCGATCGCCAAGCGCATGGCCGACAACGACATTTCGCTGGAATCGATCGTCCAGCAGGCGATCGGCGGCGAGGCGGTGGCACAGAAGACGGTGATCCTCGTCACCCACGAGACGACAGAGGCGGCCGTGCGCAAAGCCGTCGACGGCATCACCAAGGACGGCCACCTGACCGACAAGCCGCAGGTCATCCGCATCGAGCGGGCTGGATAGCGCCGCGCCATCGCGCCTTGGTTTGGTTCGGGTCGGTGCCGGGGGCGGGATTGCCGGAACCAATCCTTGCCGGCGTCGTTCTCCTGAGGTCCCCAAACCGAAGGAACCGCAATGGCCGAAGCATCGAAATCCGATAGCCCTCAAATCGACGATGTCCAGAAGACGCTGGAAAAGCAGATCGCCGAACTGCGCAAGGAGATCACCAAGATCAACAAGAGCATCTCGGCGCGCGGTGCCGAAATGCTCGACGATGCCAGCGAGCAGGCTTCCGATTTCTACGAGACGGCGGCATCCCGCGCATCGCGGACGGCACAGCAGTTGCGAAGCCAGGCCCAGGCGGTTTCGGAAGTTGCGCGCGAAAATCCCGGCACGACGACCGCCGTGGTTGGCGTCATCGGCCTGCTCGGCTTTCTCGCCGGCCTGGCCGTCGGCCAATCGATGAACGATACGTCGCGCCGCTGGTATTGACGGTGCCGGTACTCAGCCGGCGTTGCCGGCTCGTTTCCCTGCTTCAGGAAATCATTTCAAGGAGGGTACCATGGCTTCGTCCGCGCTGATCGGCATCCTGATCACGTTCCTCGTCATCATTCTCGTCCTCTATTTGGTGCAACGCCTGCCGCTCGACGCCAGGATGAGACAGATCGTCCAGATCATCGTCATCATCATAGGCATCGTTTCGCTGCTCAAATATCTCGCGGTTTTCTAGGCTGCGAAGGGCAGGGATTTTCCCGTTTCATGCCGGCTTGGTCCCCGTCGGCAGGGCCGGCATCTGTTTCAAAAATTCTGTTTAATCGATTGATATTGCTGTATTTTCGATAAAATCGCCCGGCTGGTCTTGCCGTTGTCATGCTCGTTTGACAAAACAGGCGTGCCTCCGGCGGGAGGCGGCCTATCAACGAGGATTTGCCGAAATGAACGTGGCCCAGAACATCGTCGCCGGCCTTGACCGGATACTCACCATGGAACTGGTGCGCGTCACCGAACGGGCCGCCGTCGCGGCCGCCAGGCTGCGCGGCCGTGGCGACGAGAAGGCGGCCGACCAGGTTGCCGTGGACGCCATGCGCCAGGAACTGAACCGGCTTGCGATCAAGGGCACGGTGGTGATCGGCGAGGGCGAGCGGGACGAGGCGCCGATGCTTTACATCGGCGAGGAGGTCGGCACCGGCAAAGGTCCGGCGGTCGACATCGCGCTCGATCCGCTCGAGGGCACGACGATCTGCGCCAAGAACCTGCCGAACGCGCTCGCCGTCATCGCGATCGCCGAGAAGGGCAGCCTTTTGTTCGCGCCCGACGTCTATATGGACAAGATCGCCATCGGTCCGGGTTATGCCGAAGGCGTCATCGACATCGATGCCTCGCCGGCCGACAACATCGCCAGCCTCGCCAGAGCCAAGGGCGTCGCTGTCTCCGACATCACGGCCTGCATCCTCGACCGGCCGCGCCATGCCAGGCTGATCGACGCCGTGCGCGCCACCGGAGCCGCGATCCGGCTGATTGGCGACGGCGACGTCGCCGGCGTCATCCACACCACCGACGCGGAAGAAACCGGCATCGATATCTATCTCGGCATCGGGGGTGCGCCGGAAGGTGTTCTGGCTGCGGCGGCGCTGCGTTGCACCGGCGGCCAGATGCAGGGCCGGCTGATCCTCGACACGCCCGAAAAGATCGCACGCGCGGCGAAGATGGGCATTTCCGATCCGAAGCGCGTCTATCGGGCTCAAGACATGGCGCGCGGCGATGTGCTGTTCGCGGCCACCGGCGTCACCGACGGCAACATGCTGGCGGGGGTCAAGTTCGGCCGCACCACCATCACCACCCATACGATCGTGCTGCGCTCGTCGTCGCGAACCGTGCGCGAGATCAAGGCCCGGCACCAGGATCTGGATAAGTTCTAGACCAGCTTGCGAAGCCACGTCACAGTTGCTAGCCATTCAGGGGCGAGTCTGAAGCTGGCCGCAAGGATTTGACGATGAAGGCGTTCGACTGGCACGCGGATCCGATTTCGCGTGCCACTCTCATTACGAAATCCTATCAACACCCAGAATGTGCGCCGCTTTCTCACCCGCGAATGCGGCGATGCGTTCAGGTTCGATCGGCCTTTCATGGCCTGGCTCAAGGACGGTCGGGAAAAGACGATGGGGGACGCAGCCGACGAATGGATCCGGCGCCAGGCTGAAAAGCGGAAAGCGTAGTTTTTCTTGAATTGTCCCGCGACGTCTGCCGCCGTGAAGCTTGGTTTTGCCCGCCTTCGGCCTATCCTGCACCGAACTATGAGTCGGCAAAGCGCATGATGGGCGAAAGGCGCCTCTTCCTCGATGTCAGGCAGTCGGCCACCGGTCTCGCCTGGGAGCATCGGCTGACCGAACGGCAGGACATGATCGCGCTCGCGATTGCGCAAGGCCATGGGGTGCCCGACATCGTCGCGCGCGTGCTGGCCGGACGCGGCGTTACCGCCGATGAGACCGAGCGGTTTCTCGACCCGACGATCCGCGACCTGTTGCCGGATCCGGCATCGCTGACCGACATGGACAGGGCAGCGGCCCGCATCGCGGCGGCGGTGATGGCCAAGGAAAAGGTGGCGATCTTCGGCGACTACGATGTCGACGGCGCCGCCTCGTCCGCCTTGCTGAAGCGGTTCCTGACGCATTTCTCGGTGCCGTCGGAAATCTACATTCCGGATCGCATCTTCGAGGGCTATGGCCCTAATCCCGATGCCATGCGCGAACTCGTCTCGCGTGGCGCGACGCTGATCGTCACCGTCGATTGCGGCACCAACAGTGCCGTTTCCGTCGATGCGGCCAACGCGGCTGGCGCCGATGTGGTGGTGCTGGATCACCATCAGGTTGGCGGCGCCTTGCCGGCGGCGATTGCCGTCGTCAATCCCAACCGCGACGATGACCTTTCCGGGCAGGGCCATCTCTGCGCCGCCGGTGTCGTCTTCCTTGCCCTGGTGCAGACTGCAAGGGTCCTGCGCGGCCTGACCGACGCGCCGCCGCCGGACCTGCTTTCGCTGCTCGATCTCGCGGCACTTGCCACCGTGTGCGACGTGGTGCCGCTTACCGGCGTCAACCGCGCCTTCGTGGTCAAGGGGCTGCAGGTTGCGCGCCAGCAGAAGAATGAGGGGCTGGCGGCACTGGCGCGGGTTTCGCGCATCGGCGAACCAATCAGCACCTTTCATCTCGCCTATCTGATCGGTCCCCGCATCAATGCCGGCGGACGCATCGGCGATGCGGCACTCGGCAGCCGGCTGCTTGCGACCGACGATCCGGTCGAGGCCCGCACCATCGCCGAGACGCTCGACCGGCTCAACCAGGAGCGGCAGCTGATGGAGCAGGAGATGCTGGCGGCGGCCCGCGCCGAGGCCGATGCCGAGCTTGCCGGCGGCAGCGGTCCGGCGATCGTCGTTACCGCCAGCAACAACTGGCATCCCGGCATTGTCGGCCTGCTCGCCTCGCGGCTGAAGGATCACGCGCGCCGACCGGCTTTCGCCATCGCCTTCAATGCCGTGGGCATAGGTACCGGTTCGGGCCGTTCGGTGTCGGGCTTCGACCTCGGCCGGCTTGTGCGCGAAGCCGCCACTGCCGGGCTGATCGTCAAGGGCGGCGGCCATGGCATGGCGGCCGGCATCACCGTGGAGCGCGCCAGGCTCGGCGAGCTCAGGGCGTTCTTCGAGGAACGGGCGGCCGCCGACGTGTTTCGGCTGCAGGACGAGGAAAGCCTCGCGATCGACGGCGCGCTTGCCGCCGAAGGCGCGACGCTCGGCCTGCTCGATGCGCTGGAAAAGGCGGGGCCATTCGGCGCCGGCCACGTGGCGCCGGTTTTCGTGCTGCCGCGGCATCGGCTGGCCGACGCCCGGTCGGTCGGCACCAACCACATCCGCTGCGAATTACAATCCGACAGCGGCGGCCGCATCCAGGCGATCGCCTTTCGCGCGGTCGACACGGTGCTGGGCGAATTCCTGTTCAAGAACCGCGGCAAGACGGTGCACGTCGCCGGCTCGCTGTCGGGCAATCACTGGAACGGCAACCGCACGGTGCAGTTCCGCATCATCGACGCTGCGCGGGCGTAACAGCACCGGAGGCCGCGGAATTCAGCTGGCCGGCGCATAACGCAGCAGCGTCACGCCCTGGGTCAGGCTTTCCGTGCCAAGCGGTCTCAGCGTCAGCGATTGGCCGGGCTGGAAGTATGGCTTGCCGGCGCCAAGCACGACGGGATGCATGTAAAGCCTGAATTCGTCGACGAGACCGGCACGTGACAAGGAGGCGGCGAGATCGGCGCCGCCGAGGATGACGAGGCCGTCCGTCTCGGCCTTGAGCGACCTTACGGTGGTCCCGGCATCGCCATTCACCAGCCGGGCGTTCGGTCCGACCTCTCGGAGCGTGGTCGAGAATACGATTTTTGGCGTCTCTCGCCACGCGCAGGCAAAATCCCGCTCGACCTCGGTGTCGCCGGTCTCGCGGTCAGGGCTGTCCCAGAAGCGCATCATCTCGTACATGCGTCGTCCGGCTAGGACGACCGAGGCCCGTCGCATCATGTCGTTGAAATGCTGGTGCAGCTCTGCCTCGGGAACGGGCAGAGCGATGTCCCCGTCCGGTCCGGCTATGTAGCCATCCAAGGACGTCAGCATGGAATAGACGATCTTGGCCATCCGCGTGCCTCCGTTCCATCTCTTGTAAACGAGCATAACCATTGCGTTTTGCAATCGGTTTGTCTCGTAGAGGCAAAATGGAATCGACGTAAAGCCGGTCGGACGAAGCATCTCCCTGGACATGAGATGCAGCGGCGCCTTCAAGCGATTGACGTATTCTAAGCCAGAACCGTCTGAAGCCGGGCCAGTTCGCCGATCTGCGCCATGGTCGCCTGGTAGCCGAGCTGGATCGCCTCGTCGGCACGGTGGAACTCGGTCAGGCCGATATGGCTAAGCTTGGGCTGCAGCGACATGTCGGGCGGATCGCCGGCAAGCCTGGCGCGCGAAATGCGGTCCTGGATGATGTTGAAGGCCTCGACCATGACGCCGGTGATGCCAAGCCGCGTCTGATGCGACTGGCGCTCCGGATCCGGTTGACCGACCCGCGGCGCGTCCTTTTCGACAACCAGTTCGCCGGCGCTGTGTTTTATCACTGCGGCACGGCCGAACAGGTCGTAGTGAAGATTGACCGCCACGACCAGCGGCTGCTCGTAGGCTCGGCAGACCGACACCGGGACCGGATTGACCAGCGCGCCATCGACCAGCACGCGGCCATTGCAATTCACCGGCTCGAACACGCCAGGCAGTGCATAGGAAGCGCGCATGGCTGTGATCAGTGAGCCGCTCGACAGCCAGATTTCGTGGCCAGTGCGGATTTCGGAAGTGACGGCGACGAACGGCTTGGGCAGGTCCTCGAAGCGAACGCCCGCCACATGTTCGCGCAGGCGCGCATCGAGTTTCATGCCGCCGAACAGGCCGCTGCCGCGCAAATTGAGATCGAGCAGGCCGAAGATGCGCCGCCTCGTAAGGCTGCGGGCGAACTCTTCCAGCTCGTCCAGTTTGCCGGCGAGATAACAGCCGCCGACCAGTGCGCCTATCGAGGTGCCGGCGATCATCGACACTTCAATGCCGGCCTCATCGAGCGCGCGCAGCACGCCGATATGGGCCCAGCCTCTGGCGCAACCACCGCCAAGGGCGAGCGAAATGCCTGTTTTCCTGGGAGATTTGGTTTCGGATGCGCCACCGGGCGAGGACAGGCCGTTGGCCTCCCTGACATCTGGTCTGTTACGCAATGACGCCCACTCGAGCATCATGATCTCCCTTGTCCCATGTCCTTTGTAGCGGAAGGACGTTTGAGAATAGTGAACATGGGTGGTTTGTGAATATTGAATGGTTCACAGAGGCTTCCGATACGTCTCTTCCGCATCGAACAGCGGCTTGCTGCCATCGTCGGCAAGGGTCCCCTTGCCATCGACCAGCCCCACCGTCCGATAAAAGCAAGAACGCCGGCCCGTGTGACAGGTTGCGTCGTGGCCCAACACTTTGACGCGCAACCATATGGCGTCCTGGTCACAATCCGTGAGCATCTCGACGACATGCTGGAGATTGCCCGAGGTTTCGCCCTTTTTCCAAAGTGCGTTGCGCGACCGCGACCAGTAGTGCGCGATGCCTGTTTCCAGCGTCAGCGCCAGCGCTTGCGCGTTCATGTGCGCGACCATCAAAAGCATACCGTCGGCGGCATCAGTGACGACGACGGTCACAAGGCCCGAGGCATCGAAGCGCGGTGAAAACACCGCGCCTTCTTCCAAGGCCTTCTTGTCTGACGGAGCTTTTGGAAATTCCAGTGCCGACATCGCCGATGTATTTTCCTGTTCGACCATGACTTATCCCGAAAACCGGTTTCCACTTTTCGGGATCATGGTCGGGCGATGCCGGTGACGGGGCTTATATCCCGCCGCCGCGCACCATGGTGACAAAACGAACCTGCTCCTCGGGCGTGTCCTTGAAGACGCCGGTGAAGGTGGAGGTCAGCGTGGTGGAGCCTTGCTTGCGGATGCCGCGCATGGCCATGCACATGTGCTCGGCCTCGATCATGACGGCGACGCCGCGAGGATTGAGCACGTCCTGGATGACGCCGGCGATCTGCGCGGTCAGGGCTTCCTGCGTCTGCAGGCGATGGGCAAAGATATCGACGACGCGCGCGATCTTGGACAGGCCGACGACCTTGCCGTCCGGCAGATAGCCGACATGCGCCTTGCCGATGATCGGCACCATGTGGTGCTCGCAATGCGAATGGAACTGGATATCCTTGACGATGACGAGATCATCATAGCCAGCGACTTCCTCGAAGGTGCGGCCGAGTTCCTCCGCGGGGCACATGTCGTAGCCGCCGAACATTTCGCGATAGGCCTTGGCCACGCGCTTGGGCGTGTCGACCAGTCCCTCGCGATCCGGATTGTCGCCGGTCCAGCGCAGCAATGTGCGCACGGCGGCCTCGACTTCGGCTTCGCTCGGCCGGTCGGTGACCGGCTTTTCCATGTAGGCGGACTGGGGCATGAGTTTCTTGATGACGGCATCCATAAAAAGGCGTCTCCCGTAGTTCCTCTCACAGGAGGAACGAGTTGAACGGACCACGACCTTTCGGTGTCGGAAACTCGCCCCGTTTCCAGCCCCGTAAGCGGCGTGAACTTCCCGGCAAGGACATTGGCTTGCGCAGCCTTGTCGATACCGATCTGCCAGCATTATATAAGGTCATGGCGAGCGAAAGGAAGACACGGCAGCGGCAATCGCTGTTCGCTTGGCGGCGATGGATTGGAAAATAATGATCAACGATGTCTACAATGCGAAAATTCTCGGTTTTGCCGGAAATATCGCGCGCATCGGCCGGCTCGATCACCCCGACGCGACCGCAAAAGCCCATTCCAAGCTGTGTGGGTCGACCGTCACCGTCGACCTCAAGATGCAGGACGGCGTGGTCACCGACTTCGCCCATGACGTGAAGGCGTGCGCGCTCGGCCAGGCCTCGTCCTCGATCATGGCGCAGCATGTCGTCGGCGCGAATGCCGGGGAATTGCGCGCGGTGCGCGAGACCATGCTGAAGATGTTGAAGGAAAATGGCGAGCCGCCCGACGGGCGCTTCGCCGACCTGAAGTATCTGGAACCGGTGCGCGACTACAAGGCACGCCATGCCTCGACCATGCTGACCTTCGACGCCGTGGTCGACGCCATCGGCCAGATCGAGAAGAAGCGCGCCGAAGAAGCGGCTTAGGTTTCGCTGGAAGCGCGCCTGCTTTCGGCGAATTCGCTTCTAACCCAGTCGGCGAAGGCCAAGGCCGGCTCCGAGAGATCACGCAGACTTCTGGC harbors:
- a CDS encoding Thivi_2564 family membrane protein, which produces MASSALIGILITFLVIILVLYLVQRLPLDARMRQIVQIIVIIIGIVSLLKYLAVF
- a CDS encoding homoserine dehydrogenase, which gives rise to MAEALRVGIAGLGTVGASVARVLRDKAAELTRQCGRDIIVSAVSARDQKRDRGVDLGSAKWFDDPVMMAQTADIDVFVELIGGDEGPARSSVKAALEAGRHVVTANKALLAKHGVALAEIAEKKGVLLNYEAAVAGGIPVIKTMREAMAGNSVTRVFGILNGTCNYILTRMEAEGISFDACLKDAQRLGYAEADPTFDIEGHDTAHKLSILTSLAFGTKIAANDIYMEGISNITQADIRAAGDLGYRIKLLGVAQRTESGIEQRVHPTMVPTASVIAQVHGVTNAVAIETDILGELLLSGPGAGGNATASAVIGDIADIAKSRPGFQHGPVFGRPAKELRPYKKAQMRSHAGGYFIRLTVHDRIGVFAAIAKRMADNDISLESIVQQAIGGEAVAQKTVILVTHETTEAAVRKAVDGITKDGHLTDKPQVIRIERAG
- a CDS encoding DUF6434 domain-containing protein, which gives rise to MRRFLTRECGDAFRFDRPFMAWLKDGREKTMGDAADEWIRRQAEKRKA
- a CDS encoding patatin family protein translates to MMLEWASLRNRPDVREANGLSSPGGASETKSPRKTGISLALGGGCARGWAHIGVLRALDEAGIEVSMIAGTSIGALVGGCYLAGKLDELEEFARSLTRRRIFGLLDLNLRGSGLFGGMKLDARLREHVAGVRFEDLPKPFVAVTSEIRTGHEIWLSSGSLITAMRASYALPGVFEPVNCNGRVLVDGALVNPVPVSVCRAYEQPLVVAVNLHYDLFGRAAVIKHSAGELVVEKDAPRVGQPDPERQSHQTRLGITGVMVEAFNIIQDRISRARLAGDPPDMSLQPKLSHIGLTEFHRADEAIQLGYQATMAQIGELARLQTVLA
- the folE gene encoding GTP cyclohydrolase I FolE: MDAVIKKLMPQSAYMEKPVTDRPSEAEVEAAVRTLLRWTGDNPDREGLVDTPKRVAKAYREMFGGYDMCPAEELGRTFEEVAGYDDLVIVKDIQFHSHCEHHMVPIIGKAHVGYLPDGKVVGLSKIARVVDIFAHRLQTQEALTAQIAGVIQDVLNPRGVAVMIEAEHMCMAMRGIRKQGSTTLTSTFTGVFKDTPEEQVRFVTMVRGGGI
- a CDS encoding iron-sulfur cluster assembly scaffold protein, which produces MINDVYNAKILGFAGNIARIGRLDHPDATAKAHSKLCGSTVTVDLKMQDGVVTDFAHDVKACALGQASSSIMAQHVVGANAGELRAVRETMLKMLKENGEPPDGRFADLKYLEPVRDYKARHASTMLTFDAVVDAIGQIEKKRAEEAA
- the glpX gene encoding class II fructose-bisphosphatase; the encoded protein is MNVAQNIVAGLDRILTMELVRVTERAAVAAARLRGRGDEKAADQVAVDAMRQELNRLAIKGTVVIGEGERDEAPMLYIGEEVGTGKGPAVDIALDPLEGTTICAKNLPNALAVIAIAEKGSLLFAPDVYMDKIAIGPGYAEGVIDIDASPADNIASLARAKGVAVSDITACILDRPRHARLIDAVRATGAAIRLIGDGDVAGVIHTTDAEETGIDIYLGIGGAPEGVLAAAALRCTGGQMQGRLILDTPEKIARAAKMGISDPKRVYRAQDMARGDVLFAATGVTDGNMLAGVKFGRTTITTHTIVLRSSSRTVREIKARHQDLDKF
- the recJ gene encoding single-stranded-DNA-specific exonuclease RecJ, which translates into the protein MMGERRLFLDVRQSATGLAWEHRLTERQDMIALAIAQGHGVPDIVARVLAGRGVTADETERFLDPTIRDLLPDPASLTDMDRAAARIAAAVMAKEKVAIFGDYDVDGAASSALLKRFLTHFSVPSEIYIPDRIFEGYGPNPDAMRELVSRGATLIVTVDCGTNSAVSVDAANAAGADVVVLDHHQVGGALPAAIAVVNPNRDDDLSGQGHLCAAGVVFLALVQTARVLRGLTDAPPPDLLSLLDLAALATVCDVVPLTGVNRAFVVKGLQVARQQKNEGLAALARVSRIGEPISTFHLAYLIGPRINAGGRIGDAALGSRLLATDDPVEARTIAETLDRLNQERQLMEQEMLAAARAEADAELAGGSGPAIVVTASNNWHPGIVGLLASRLKDHARRPAFAIAFNAVGIGTGSGRSVSGFDLGRLVREAATAGLIVKGGGHGMAAGITVERARLGELRAFFEERAAADVFRLQDEESLAIDGALAAEGATLGLLDALEKAGPFGAGHVAPVFVLPRHRLADARSVGTNHIRCELQSDSGGRIQAIAFRAVDTVLGEFLFKNRGKTVHVAGSLSGNHWNGNRTVQFRIIDAARA
- a CDS encoding LL-diaminopimelate aminotransferase — protein: MEEFHKVRRLPPYVFEQVNRLKASARSRGADIIDLGMGNPDLPTPKAIVDKLCEVVRDPRTHRYSSSRGIPGLRRAQAAYYQRRFGVKLNPDTQVVATLGSKEGFANMAQAITAPGDVILCPNPTYPIHAFGFIMSGGVIRSLQVEPDDGFIPALERGVRHSIPKPLALILNYPSNPTALVASLDFYKDVVAFAKKNDIIILSDLAYSEIYFDGNPPPSVLQVPGAIDICVEFTSMSKTFSMPGWRMGFAVGNERLISALTRVKSYLDYGAFTPIQVAAAHALNGDGADIAEVRDIYHKRRDVMVDAFGRAGWTIPAPAASMFAWAPIPEPFRHLGSLEFSKLLIEHADVAVAPGVGFGEHGDDFVRVALVENEHRIRQAARNIKRFLSTSAKQPNNVVPLSAHR
- a CDS encoding dihydrofolate reductase family protein, with amino-acid sequence MAKIVYSMLTSLDGYIAGPDGDIALPVPEAELHQHFNDMMRRASVVLAGRRMYEMMRFWDSPDRETGDTEVERDFACAWRETPKIVFSTTLREVGPNARLVNGDAGTTVRSLKAETDGLVILGGADLAASLSRAGLVDEFRLYMHPVVLGAGKPYFQPGQSLTLRPLGTESLTQGVTLLRYAPAS
- the hisI gene encoding phosphoribosyl-AMP cyclohydrolase; this encodes MSALEFPKAPSDKKALEEGAVFSPRFDASGLVTVVVTDAADGMLLMVAHMNAQALALTLETGIAHYWSRSRNALWKKGETSGNLQHVVEMLTDCDQDAIWLRVKVLGHDATCHTGRRSCFYRTVGLVDGKGTLADDGSKPLFDAEETYRKPL